atttttcatcaaagatCCTAGCGATTGTATCAAACCCGACTAGATAGCCTATATTTGTATTGTATTCCTGAGTAAACTGCTCATGCAAAACCTTGTCTTTGTCAATAAACTTCGAAAAAACGGTTAGCCCGACAGATACCACAGACTGAGGTAGTTTTTCCTCAAGGTAATTAGCAAATAAGCACATCATTTCCAAACGATGTGGGAATGATGCTGGTATAGGTAGTTTATCTGCATTGTTCACCGCCAAGAGCAATAGAATATGCGACTGGGTATTGTTTAacttgaagtttttgatggCTTGCGATAATAGTTGGAAATGAGCTAGGTGTGGTGGATTGAATGATGAGTCAAGTACAAAAAGCTTCGGGGATTCCAGGTGCTGCGGGCCCTTGATAATCTGGAATaataaatcattttttcgaaaTTGTTCGAACACTTTTTTCATATCTTCTTTGCTAGTATTTAGGCTGTCTTCAACGTTCGGTATCTCATTAATTAGTCAATCtagttttgatttttcaagaaaaagaagattatATAACCACGAATTTGACGATTTCTgaggggaaaaaaaaggaaagaataaaaatgaagagttTTAGAGTGTGTGTCTGATATTTAAAAATTGTATGTAGACATCTATTTGATTAACCATTgttccttcaatttcttgcttGAGACAGAAGGACGGATAACATAGGTGATCACCAACAGGATGAATATGGTAATGAGCAGTTTACCCTTTTCGAATGTAGGACTCATTAGATCAAATTGACCAGAAGGAGTGATTCTTGtacagaaaatatcatGGCCCAGGTCACAAATGATACTTGTAGATTCCAAGTTGGTTGTGATAGAGATTAATTTGGAATTAGCTCCCGGTAATAGATTCCTGAAATGTGTGATGACGAAATTATCATTGATTGGGATAACCGGCGTGTATGGGGTAGCCATAAACTCctttttatcattgttgGTCATTTCCTCTGCTGGTTTGCCTCTtgcattcaagaaaagctTTGGTATATAAGTGATTTGGCCATTTTCTAATTCCATAACGATTGCCTTTGTGGTAATATCATCGGTCGTCTTGGATATggtcattttttcaataatctCGGGGAAAATGAACTGCTTAGTTAGAAATTGAGGTTTATTGACGTTACCGGTTAATGGATTATAACAAACGAGGTTTGATGGATTGGACAAACGTTCGTCTGGGATTAATGATTCGTATAATTCCACCACTACTAACTTTTGTTCCGGAACAGGTTCTGAACTGAAATAGGAATAAACGACCCAATATTCGCCGAAAACAATATCTGTTGGAAGCCTGAAGTCTGGAGAATCCTTGTGCTTTTGAGTGACCAGGATTTCACCGGTAATGGTATCAATCAAGTTAAAAGTAATTGTATGAAGTTCTTCATTAGTGACTAAATAAGCCGCTAGATTTGGGTATAAATATTTGTAAAGAACGGATTTGTCACCCAAGGTAATACCGAGACTATTTAAGTTTGTTTCACCTCTCTTGTCATATGCcacaattttttcctttggcGTCACAATTCTTTGCCAAGTGTCTTTTATCAAATCATTCTCTATAATATAGCCGTATATGCCATCTGAATCATGTTCTGTGATGAACATCCGGGAACCTGAGTGGAAGAGGAAAGGAAATGATGCAGACATGCCCTTGCGGGGATCTAATGTAAACAATAGATGATTTGCGTTGTCAAATTTAATCAAATATTGATACTGGTGTTCCTCCAACTTTATAACAGAATAAACGTTTTTCTTTACAGGTAGAGAGGATCTTGATTTAATAATCGGTAAGTTGTTAGTGAGTCCAATTGTCAAATAATGTCCATCATGggaaaaaacaacaagTTCGTTATGGTTTTCATCTGTCCAGAACATTTTAATAGCTTGGTCAATTTGCAAATCGAGTTTCCAAACAAGCTGGCCCTTATTAATCATATCTAGGCCACCGATGAAGCCATCATTGGtcaaaacaatcaaaattttggcaAACCCAAATTTTAAGTCTGATGCGGTGGTATCTTTGGAATCCAAACCTAGGACTTTAGTGAAGATACGTCCTGGTGAAAAATGATTGtccttcaataaattcaataagCGATTCCCATTGGTTGTCAACCTGAGCCAGTAAGCGTCCCACAGAGAATCAGAAAAAACTTCGGCTTTcatatcttcattcaattCCACATCTCTAGAGTCAAAAACATCCAATACAGCATAGTCTACCACATTAGTCAATGATTCTTCTCTTTGCCAAACTGGTATCAATTCTGTACCATTGACAGAAAATCCTATATACTGAGTATGATTAACATTCAACACTAAGGTCAAGGGATCTTCATATTGGAAATATTCCACCTTATCAAACCCTTGAGGCAATTCCAATTTCCATTGGGCCAAACCCGATGTCTTGTCAAGGACATGCAGTCCATCGCCCTTTATGATCACTTGATCATTTGGATATGAGAGTGGTGGCAAAATAGTTGTGGCGGGAACGTTACTTACACCTTCGTCCAGTAAGAACCAGTCATGTAAGTCAaatttttgccatttttggCTTGATGAGTTCACGCAAACCAAGATGTTGTGGTCATTACTATCCAGTTGAATGTCATCGACAGCGAAGGGTAAAACGTTTCTGAAAAGAATTTGTCCCGAAGAAatattgaaagaagaaaccaaaGAGGAAGTTTCAGTGGAGTTGGAAACGATTAGAACCCGGTTGCGGTCTCGAGCATCAGGGATAATTTTCTCCCAAGGGCCCAAGTTAGCCAATTGCCAATCGATGACAAAAGcatcttctgaaaaaacCGCTTGGACACAACTCGTGCTTAGGAAAAGTGAAATGAAGCCGTACACCAGAGCCGTATACGTTATCTTCATTGCTGTGGAGAGGAGTGTGAGAATGTAAGTATTAGTTATTAgtgcatatatatacatatatatatatatgtattcGCGTATATAAATCAAATCCCAGCCATATTTTTTGGGTAGTAGTCGTTGAAAAATCACGGGGCACGAAAAAAGATCAATACATACACACCACAACTAAAGGATTAGCAAAGACTCAATGTGTCTTTTCGTGAGTGAGAGCCTTGGGGGTAGGTCCAGGTACGGGCGGGTCTGTACTGTTAGGAGTCGTAGTATGAGAGGGCATGGTAGTGGGTATGAATTTTATGCTCAGGGAGGTCTCCAAGGCCAAAGTCATCCACGGATCGTATAGAGATCTCATTGTATCGAGGTCTATATCCTGAGCAGCGGTTGTGTCGTGGGGCAAGACAACGCCCCGAGAGAGCACGGCGTTAGATCTTCTTTTCGCTGGTGTCGCAATGGAGTCACTCGAGGTTTCTAGGAAATGCAGTCTCTTTTCGACATTTTGTAGGTGTAGTTTCTTGGATTCGGAAAGGTCTTCCAAGCCCGTGGAGGATTGTGGACGATGGGATATGGAATTTATGAGCTCAATGGAATTTTCTCTgatgtttcttttgttttgaaagaactcAAACATGTCCAAGTGGAACTCCATGCGATTGAGATACTCGTTGAAGGGCATTGGCTTGTATTCCAAGGGTCCGAACCACTTGATGATGGGGTTTTGCGCCTCGACCTGGGCTCTAGCGAGAGCGACGCTTTGCTTGACTTCGGGGATGTTTGTCGAGAGCGGCGTGCCGTTCATGGCATCTTTGACTTTTATCTTAGTGGGGTCTATGCCCTCGTGGTAGTATTTGACGATattgttgaagaatttcTTGTCACGCACGGATTTCATTTCGTCGTACCAGGGGTCATATTTGAGTAAGTTCAGGCGTGTGACTTCCAGCAGTGATTGGGAGAGCAAAAGTGAGCCAAACAACCCCCAAAAGAGTTTCCTCATGCTGATGAACCGAGACTGGCGAGGTATGATGGGGGGAGGAGCGAGTACGATGTCGCCGTGCGTGGTAGAAAAACGGTTCAACGTGGGGAAGTCCGCGATGTCCTTTCTTATTTTGGTCTTGCCGTTGACGATCATTTCGCTGGGCAGTTCGCCAAAGGATAAATCTGAATGAGCATGAGTGGCGATGCGACGCGGTGGCGGTAGTCTGTAGAGTCTTCTCAGTCTGAAGAGGGCAAAGAGGCCGACTGCGGATTGGATGCTGATCAAAGTGTATAGTCCCGATAGATTATCGGGAGCGGGCACGAGAGGCCCCCATAGTTTCAGACCCAAGCTTGGCCTTATGTAGAATTTCTTAACgtcattatcatctttGTCGTGGATGTCTTGCGATTGAGGGTGGTCGGGAGCGCTGTTGGTATCTGGTGGGGGTGTGAATACGGCCATATTCGACTACGGTAATTGGAGGGGGGGTACGGGACTCTCTTGAGTTATAGGCCTAGTAGCGTCAAGTTGATGCACTGCACTTATTGTTAGgtgttcaatttttccctACTTTGAGGCGTTCTTCGTGAAGTGTGATGAATATAGCACAAACAGTTTTTTCTAtttaattttatttttcattcattctgtattttaaagaatttctaAGTTTTTATATTTCTATTTAATGGAAGACACCAAATAACATAATTCACAATTCGTCGTGAATGGcgtcttcttcgtcttccaATTCAGCGGCATCGGTCTCCTCGGCAGCCTTTTCTTGGGCTTCTTCGTACAAGGCCTTACCGTCAATTGCAAAGTGACCGTTTTCCTTGATGAAGTCGAATAGGGAGTCCAAGGATCTTGAGTCTTTGTATACGACAGATTCGGACTTCTTACCAGCTGGGTACAAGACGATGGTTGGGTAGCCCTCGATCACGACGCCCTTGACGTCGTTTTCGGTGTGGTCCAGCTTGGTGATCAAGACATCGGAAGTGGCGTTGGCATAGGTGTCGGCTAATTCTTGGTAAATAGGGGCCAATCTCTTACAGTGACCACACCATGGGGCGTAGTACAGAACAAGGACGTCCTTCTTTGGGTCGTTGACGATTTCGTCGTGGTTCTTGCCGACCAATTGGAAGACGGAGGAGTCTTGGTTTTCGAAGACTTCTTGTGACTTCACGATGGGGGTGGCGTCTCCTTCCAAGAATTCCTTGACCAGGGATTCAATGGCTTTGGATTCCAATACAATCTTGTCGGTCAATTCGTCGAATGCCTCTTCGGAGAGTTGAGGTAGACCGTACTTCAAGTCTTCGGTCATGTCGTGGATGGCGAATAGAGGGAACTGTTCCTTCATGTTCAAGTTGCCGGCGTGTCTGCCGAACTTGCTGGCACTGATGCTGACGAAGTTCAAAAGGCCTCTGTTCTTCTTGGCCAATTCAGTGAAGATGGGTCTGTATTGCTCCAATTCTTCGTCGTCGTTGTAAAACAAGTAACCCAGGGGCAAACCGCTTTCGACGTATTGGCCGAACACGGAACCATCGATTTCGCCAAAGTAGGGCAAGGCTTCCACTTGCAACCACTTTTCGAAAACGTCTGCCTCAGCGATGTCCGCTTGCGTACCGTTGTAAACTACAGGTACGTCCATGGCGGAGGGTAAGTAGATGGCAAGTTTGAAATCGTCGTCTGCGTTTTCCGTGGAGACGAAGTCATACTCGTTGGAGTGCTTGTTGGCGATGGAGTAGAAAGTGGCGTTGAAGTCGGCGCCAATCTTACCGGATTGGACGATGACCGGGGTTAGGAAGGTTTCGTTAGCAAGGAACGCAGGAAGATCGGCGACAACGGCGACTGCGGGCTGGTTTTGCTTGATCATGAACTGGATGATGGCCTCAGCAGTTCTGGGTCCTTCGTAATCAATTGAGCTGTTGGCGTCATTGTTCTTGAAGATCTTCAAGCTGGGGAAGCCCGGGACGTTGTGTTCCTGGCACAGATCCTGGTTTTCAGTACAGTCGATCTGAGCCAAAGTAATGTTTTTCTCAACAAGAGCCTCGGCGGCTTTGACGTATTCAGGGGCCATGTTTTTACAGTGGCCACACCATGGGGCAAAGAACTCTGCCAGAACCAGGTCGTGTGACTGGATGTAGTCGTTGAATGAGTCAGTAGCCAACTTGACAACTGCGGAGTCTTCAGGGGCCACAGCCTCTTGTTGGGCAAACACAGAGGAGGCGAGCAGCAAGGAGGACCATGACAAGACGGCGCCAGCAGAAAACTTCATAATGATATTAGGTTGGATGTTTGTTTGTCTAGAGCTTACTGGCTTTGAGAGTGCGAACCGGGTATATTGGCAGTAGCGAGAAAATCTACttactatatatatatatatatatatatgcaaaGCAGTGAGTTTTCTATTTCGTTGTGTGTTGTAACAGCACAACGGAAACCTACACGGTGGCAAAttggaaatcaaagaagagggaagaagaagaagaagaagaaaaaaaagaggcgCCGCCCGGCAGGGTAAGACAATGTCACGTGCCACGCGAGAAACAAACCCAAGGCCACGTGTCCCGAAGAGTTTGTCCCTTCGAAAAGGAAGGCAGGCGCGGCGCTTGCACCCCGCATTTTAGGTGGTGGGCCGACGGCCCACCCCCCCCTGAAAAGGGGGGGGTGGTGACCCGAGCGTGGTGTCACACCACGCTCTCGCGGGTACCCGCCCACGGGAGCACGCCCGTATAAATAGCCTCCATCAACGCGACCCCCAACCCCTCCCCCAGGGCCACACACAGCCTCTGCAAACACAACAACACCACACGATACAATAATGTCCTTTGACGACCTACACAAGGCCACAGAGAGAGCAGTCATACAGGCCGTGGACCAGATCTGCGACGAGTTCGAGGTCACGCCCGAGAAACTGGATGAGCTAACCGCTTACTTCATCGAACAAATGGAAAAGGGCCTTACCCCTCCACAGGAAGGCCACACGCTGGCCTCGGACAAGGGTCTCCCCATGATCCCCGCCTTCGTCACCGGGTCACCCAACGGGACCGAACGCGGTGTTCTGCTAGCCGCCGACCTGGGCGGTACCAACTTCCGTATTTGCTCCGTGAACCTGCATGGGGACCATTCTTTCTCCATGGAGCAAATGAAGTCCAAGATCCCAGACGATTTGTTGGATGACGAGAACGTCACCTCGGACGACCTGTTTGGGTTTCTGGCACGTCGTACGCTGGCGTTCATGAAGAAGTACCACCCGGACGAGCTGGCCCAGGGCAAAGACGCCAAGCCCATGAAGCTGGGTTTCACTTTTTCGTATCCCGTGGACCAAACGTCTCTAAACTCCGGGACGCTGATCCGCTGGACCAAGGGGTTCCGTATCGCAGACACCGTCGGAAAGGACGTGGTGCAGCTGTACCAGGAGCAATTGCGTGCCCAAGGCATGCCCATGGTCAAAGTCGTCGCATTGACCAACGACACCGTCGGAACGTACCTGTCGCATTGCTACACGTCCGACAACACGGACTCGATGACCTCCGGGGAGATCTCGGAGCCGGTCATCGGGTGCATTTTCGGCACCGGTACCAACGGGTGCTACATGGAGGAGATTAACAAGATCACCAAGTTGCCCCAGGAACTGCGCGACAAGTTGATAAAGGAGGGTAAGACCCACATGATCATCAATGTGGAATGGGGGTCGTTCGACAACGAGCTCAAGCACTTGCCCACCACCAAGTACGACGTAGTGATCGACCAAAAGCTGTCGACCAACCCGGGGTTCCACTTGTTCGAGAAGCGTGTTTCCGGCATGTTCTTGGGTGAAGTGCTGCGTAACGTTCTGGTGGACTTGCACTCGCAGGGCCTGCTCTTGCAACAGTACCGCACTAAGGAGCAACTGCCCCGCCATTTGACCACGCCCTTCCAGTTGTCGTCCGAAGTGCTATCGCACATCGAGATTGACGACTCCACGGGCTTGCGCGAGACGGAGCTGTCGTTGCTACAGAGTCTCAGATTGCCCACCACGCCAACAGAGCGCATGCAAATCCAGAAACTGGTTCGCGCGATCTCCAGAAGATCCGCGTACTTAGCCGCCGTGCCGCTCGCTGCCATTTTGATCAAGACCAATGCTTTGAACAAGAGATACCACGGTGAGGTCGAGATTGGTTGCGACGGTTCCGTGGTCGAGTACTATCCCGGGTTCAGGTCCATGCTGAGACACGCCCTGGCCCTGTCGCCCTTGGGCGCGGAGGGTGAGAGAAAAGTGCATCTGAAGATTGCCAAGGATGGCTCCGGTGTCGGTGCCGCGCTGTGTGCGCTTGTTGCATGATCTTCTTgcgtttcttcttcttttctctttccctgtttatatgtatatgtatgtatacCTTTTTCTGTATATGTACTTATGATTTTCTCTCTTTAATGAACAATATCATCAGGAACGGGCGTTTGGTTTTTAAGGGAAAACAAAGAGTAAATGAATGTATGTGGATGGATTTCAGGTTCCCTTCACCAGCGTCGCGACTTGGATTCGACACGATCATGCACCATACCACTCGAGCCCATGTCACACACCGGTAAGATCGCATACGTGCTGAATAATGACGCGGAGGAGGCTAGCTCGCCCGCCGCCGCCGTCGGCTGTTTCGACAAGCACCAGCTCACTAAGCTGCTGATCCATACTTTAAAGGAGCTGGGCTACGACTCCGCCGCTGACCAGTTGCTCCTGGAGAGCGGCGGGTACCAGAACGAGTCCAACCACATCCAGACGTTCTTCAAGCTCGTCAAGGCCGGGCAGTTCCATCTCATCGATTGGCACATCGTGTGCTCGCTGCCCCTTGCCAATTGCTCGCCCCTGAGGCCCGAGTGGCTTCAGACACTGGTCGTCGTCGTCGCCGCTGCGACCGCGACCGCGACCGTGACTGCCTCTTCGTCCTTCGATCATATGCTGCTGCAATTGCAGCAGCTGCAATTACTCATGGGCTCCGTGAGCTCGTCCACTTGCTCGGACGCGGATATCGCCACTCTCAGAAACTACGTCGAGATCATGATCCTCGTCAACAGACAGATTTTCCTCGAGTTCTTCCACCCGGCAGCAACCGCAGCCTCTCACGCAGGCCCGCGCACTGCGCTGCCGGTGCTGTACCTGCGCAAAATCCTCAAGAACTTCATCGAGATATGGGATTCGCTGTTGGTGTCCAACGACCAATTTCTCAACGAAGAAAACATCTTCAACCCGGAAACCACGCTGAGAGAACTGTCCACGTACTTGACCAACCCGAAGCTCACCGCGCACCTGAACCTCGAGCGGGACCATCTCATGGACGCCATCTCCAAATACATCGACCCGAACGAGCTCGTCCCGAAGGGCCGTCTCCTGCATCTCTTGAAACAGGCAATCAAGTACCAGCAGTCGCAGgacattttcaatatcatcgaCCCGGATGACGACGCCTCCTTCTCCTCGTCCGCGCATCGCATCAACCTTTTGCAGGATAACATCTCGCACGACCTGACAGTGACCTTCCAGGAATGGAAGACGATCCAGGACACCACGGACGAGATCTGGTTTCTAACCTTCTCGCCCAATGGCAGGTATCTGGCCTCCGCCACCTCCGAATCTTCGAGAGGCTACTTCATCACAGTCTATGACGTGGAGCAAGACTTCAAGATCCACAAGACGTGCGTGAGTTTGTCGCAATCTGTACTGTATCTTATGTTCTCTCCCAACAGCCAGTACCTCGTCGCGTGCCCCTTCAGTGAAGACGTTACCATATACGACATGAATGCCACCTCCCGCCCCGATGCATCCGCCTCAGACTCGTTCTTACCGTACCCTTCCACAAGGCTCTCGCCCATGGACTCGTTCAAACTGGACACCTCCCCGTACCTGGACGATACGGAGTCTTCAACGTCGTCTTCGTCGAGACCCGCGAATGCAAATTCCAGCCAATCAAGGGTGTGGTGCTGCGATGCCTTCCACACCGCGCAATATGCAGACTGGATGGTGGTCGGATCGCCCGACAGAGAAGCTATTGTCCACTCTCTCACGACAAAGGAATCGCTCTTTAGCCTAAAGGGCCGGACTTGTATCGCGCTGGGCCACGATGAAAACATTTCTGGAAGAAAACTAATCGATCCGACAAAGGTCCTCTACGCACCCAAGGCAGGCGGCAATGGCAACTGGCAATACGTCGAGGACGACGAAACTTTCCCACGAGTGCACGATGTGAAAATAAGCTACGACGACAAGTATGTGCTCTTAATGACCCACCAGGGCGTTATAGACGTCTACGACTTCAGCGGGTTCCCCTCCAGAGAGGAGCTATCCAAGCAAACggttgatttgaaaaacttcctGATCCCAAGAATCGCAAGACTGGACGTCGGCAAAAACATGACTTGCATTTCACTACCGTTGAACACCGCGCACCAAGACGGCCATAAGCAACAAATAGCGGAGTCTCAATATTCGGTGCTGGTCAGCTTGCAAGATAACGAGCTGCAAATGTGGGACTATAGGGAAAACATCCTTATTCAAAAGTACTTCGGCCAGAAGCAACAGCACTTCATAATCAGATCCTGCTTTGCCTACGGAAATAAGCTTGTCATGAGCGGCTCAGAAGATGGCAAGATTTACATTTGGGATAGAATTAGAGGTAATTTGGTCTCCGTGCTATCTGGTCATTCTACAATAATGAGTAACTCTACGAAACCCATGGGGAAAAATTGCAACGTAGTCGCGTCAAACCCTGTagataaagaaatgttTGTTTCTGGTGGCGATGACGGTAAGATTAAAAtctggaaaatttcaagaaattaaatgccctatatataaataaataaatgtatatacatatagaTCTATGAACATACGTGAATTTTTGTGTTAAGGGAAAAACTAGTCCAGCcttctttcatcttcaggTAGCATTTGACTCAATGCTTCAGCTTCCCTTCTACCTCTTTTGACATCCAGACAGTTCAACACTGGTAATGATAGCATTAAAAgcaggaaaaagaaataaaacgAATATCGAATATTGTGTGTCTTATCGGTAAGCAATCCCACAAGAAAGGGCCCCAGAATGGATGACCCCTTATCCGTGATGCTGAACATGCTGAAAAATGTAGATTCCTTTCCTGGAGGTACAATCAAACTGAAAACTGATCTTGAAACAGCGGAGAGCCCACCTAATGATAATCCGTACCAAATGGCCAATAAGAACATTTCGAATTTGTGCTTCAGGCCGAACGCATCAAAGAAGAACCCGAGGATACCATAAAATGGTATGAAGCTTGCCCAAATGATAATGTACATCAAGGTTTGACTGGAAGTCCACCGGAGCTTCGTGGCAAGAAATTGCGGAATCATAAAGGCGCCCAGCATTGCATTTACAACGGTCAATACACTTACCATGATTAGGTTGAGGGTACTCATGTGTAATTCTGCCTTGGAGAACAAAACCGCAGTAGAGTTTATAGTGGTAATGGAATCACTAATGATGAACCATGCAACGAGGAAAATCATCACATCTTTCAACAATCTGGCGTGCTtaaatgattcaaaaagCGACAGCCAGCCATATGAAAGGTACGCCTTCCAATCTAACTGTCGAACACTCTCTTGTTCATCAGGATATGGGCTGTTGGTGGATActactgttgttgttgttgttgttgttggtaTTGAAACGTCGTCAATCAGCCATATCATGGGTAATTGCCAAAAAAACCACCAAACACCCACGAAAAGAATAGCGACCTGCACATCTTGTTTGCTGCCCTTTTTCGATGCGACTAAGAACATGGACATGATTTGCACAATTAGGGCACTTGAATAACCTAGCGACGCACCTTTACCACTAATCAACGTAGTTAGTGAGTCCACCTGATCTGGTTCATAATCTCCTTGACTTTGACACTTCAATGAATCCTTGACAAAAATAGGTAAAAGTGAGTTTCCGACCACATTGATAACACCAAAACAACCGTTAGCCACAATATAAAGCCCAGCTAGGGAATAAATCTGGGTATCGTTTAATTTTGAGATCGCAACAGTAGATAACGCACCCACAACGCCAAACCAAACTAGAACTCTTCCCTTGAATTTAACACTCCCCCAAAGGTCTACTATCCCGGAAACAGAAATAACTATAACAGTTTGGAACAAAACACTAAGGGAAAAGACATACAATGCAAAACTCGAGGTGTCTACAAAGATCCGATTGTTGAAGAGACCAAGAACACACTTATCTGAATCACCGGCCGTTTCTGACAGACAAGGTGCAGAATGATCGTGCACTTTCACACCGTTGATATTGGCAAATTGCTGCAACAATAAAGGAATATACGTCGAAACGGCTGAAACCACAAATGG
The genomic region above belongs to Saccharomyces kudriavzevii IFO 1802 strain IFO1802 genome assembly, chromosome: 3 and contains:
- the ATG22 gene encoding Atg22p (similar to Saccharomyces cerevisiae ATG22 (YCL038C); ancestral locus Anc_1.35), translated to MSYGTIHDMSDSVTNYRIKKAQNNIKGWYAYSFSSEPFVVSAVSTYIPLLLQQFANINGVKVHDHSAPCLSETAGDSDKCVLGLFNNRIFVDTSSFALYVFSLSVLFQTVIVISVSGIVDLWGSVKFKGRVLVWFGVVGALSTVAISKLNDTQIYSLAGLYIVANGCFGVINVVGNSLLPIFVKDSLKCQSQGDYEPDQVDSLTTLISGKGASLGYSSALIVQIMSMFLVASKKGSKQDVQVAILFVGVWWFFWQLPMIWLIDDVSIPTTTTTTTVVSTNSPYPDEQESVRQLDWKAYLSYGWLSLFESFKHARLLKDVMIFLVAWFIISDSITTINSTAVLFSKAELHMSTLNLIMVSVLTVVNAMLGAFMIPQFLATKLRWTSSQTLMYIIIWASFIPFYGILGFFFDAFGLKHKFEMFLLAIWYGLSLGGLSAVSRSVFSLIVPPGKESTFFSMFSITDKGSSILGPFLVGLLTDKTHNIRYSFYFFFLLLMLSLPVLNCLDVKRGRREAEALSQMLPEDERRLD
- the GID7 gene encoding glucose-induced degradation complex subunit GID7 (similar to Saccharomyces cerevisiae GID7 (YCL039W); ancestral locus Anc_1.34) — its product is MSHTGKIAYVLNNDAEEASSPAAAVGCFDKHQLTKLLIHTLKELGYDSAADQLLLESGGYQNESNHIQTFFKLVKAGQFHLIDWHIVCSLPLANCSPLRPEWLQTLVVVVAAATATATVTASSSFDHMLLQLQQLQLLMGSVSSSTCSDADIATLRNYVEIMILVNRQIFLEFFHPAATAASHAGPRTALPVLYLRKILKNFIEIWDSLLVSNDQFLNEENIFNPETTLRELSTYLTNPKLTAHLNLERDHLMDAISKYIDPNELVPKGRLLHLLKQAIKYQQSQDIFNIIDPDDDASFSSSAHRINLLQDNISHDLTVTFQEWKTIQDTTDEIWFLTFSPNGRYLASATSESSRGYFITVYDVEQDFKIHKTCVSLSQSVLYLMFSPNSQYLVACPFSEDVTIYDMNATSRPDASASDSFLPYPSTRLSPMDSFKLDTSPYLDDTESSTSSSSRPANANSSQSRVWCCDAFHTAQYADWMVVGSPDREAIVHSLTTKESLFSLKGRTCIALGHDENISGRKLIDPTKVLYAPKAGGNGNWQYVEDDETFPRVHDVKISYDDKYVLLMTHQGVIDVYDFSGFPSREELSKQTVDLKNFLIPRIARLDVGKNMTCISLPLNTAHQDGHKQQIAESQYSVLVSLQDNELQMWDYRENILIQKYFGQKQQHFIIRSCFAYGNKLVMSGSEDGKIYIWDRIRGNLVSVLSGHSTIMSNSTKPMGKNCNVVASNPVDKEMFVSGGDDGKIKIWKISRN